A region from the Dehalococcoides mccartyi CG5 genome encodes:
- a CDS encoding MBL fold metallo-hydrolase, with translation MEIVFLGAHNCETKTTRPSCLMLSGGVVLDAGAITGSLTLDELYSLKAVILSHAHYDHIKDVPLLAMNLAYGLKSVDIYGSQAVEEVVTKPPFSGGFYPDFFTRPPSAPALRFNKITPGLEFDCQGYRILPVSVPHSRDTTGFWVKDLNGHSFFYTSDTGSGLGAVWEQVNPELLIIELTMPNKLTELALTSKHLSPELLETELLLFREMKGYLPQIVTLHTTPLFEEEIKTEIQAVADRLAADIFMASEGLKLRLGE, from the coding sequence GTGGAAATAGTATTTTTAGGTGCTCATAATTGCGAAACCAAAACCACCCGCCCCAGTTGCCTCATGCTTTCCGGCGGGGTGGTGCTGGACGCAGGTGCTATTACCGGAAGCCTGACATTAGACGAACTCTATAGCCTGAAAGCGGTTATTTTAAGCCATGCCCATTATGACCACATAAAAGATGTGCCGCTACTGGCTATGAATTTGGCTTACGGCTTGAAAAGTGTGGATATTTACGGCAGTCAGGCCGTTGAAGAAGTAGTCACCAAGCCGCCTTTTTCCGGCGGTTTTTACCCTGATTTTTTTACCCGCCCGCCCTCTGCTCCGGCTTTGCGGTTTAATAAGATTACCCCCGGTTTGGAATTTGACTGTCAGGGTTACCGTATATTGCCGGTATCTGTCCCTCATTCCAGAGATACCACCGGTTTTTGGGTAAAAGACTTAAACGGGCATTCGTTTTTTTATACCTCGGATACAGGGTCTGGTCTGGGGGCTGTCTGGGAACAGGTTAACCCCGAACTGCTTATTATTGAACTGACCATGCCGAACAAACTCACTGAGCTGGCTTTAACCTCCAAGCACTTGTCACCTGAGCTTTTGGAGACGGAGCTTTTACTGTTCAGGGAGATGAAAGGTTATCTGCCCCAAATAGTTACCCTTCATACCACGCCGTTGTTCGAAGAAGAGATTAAAACTGAAATACAGGCAGTAGCGGATAGATTGGCTGCTGACATATTTATGGCCAGTGAAGGGCTGAAACTCCGTCTGGGAGAATAG
- a CDS encoding magnesium transporter CorA family protein, with the protein MALTQVKNNTSNIESITYGNLTWINIENPQEVDTEYLAANYPFHPLDLDDVLSRRQRPKVDEYNEYLFFVLHFPFYNKELRTTVPAQLSVFIGGNYLITLHTGNLKPLVKLYREMELDESSRPEYFDHGSGFLMYRIVDRLVDYCLPITVKLLDNLEEVEDDIFAGSNSDLNIVKDIALLRRDIIATRRIIWPMRAVIGCLENKLRKFINQDMSVYFGDMTDHMDKIWDTLDETKEVIEGLSSTFDSMSSHRTNRAMRILTIVATILLPFTMVASIFGMNIPLPFQNSENAIYFVAVITAIIVSLMLYMFRRVRLI; encoded by the coding sequence ATGGCGCTGACTCAAGTTAAAAATAATACTTCAAATATAGAATCAATTACTTATGGCAACCTTACCTGGATAAATATTGAAAACCCGCAAGAGGTTGATACCGAGTATTTGGCGGCTAACTATCCGTTCCACCCGCTGGACCTTGATGATGTACTGTCACGCCGTCAGCGGCCCAAGGTTGACGAATACAACGAGTATCTATTTTTTGTGCTCCACTTCCCGTTTTATAATAAGGAACTGCGGACTACTGTGCCGGCTCAGCTTTCGGTATTTATCGGGGGGAACTATCTTATCACCCTGCATACCGGCAATCTGAAACCACTGGTAAAGCTTTATCGTGAAATGGAGCTGGATGAGAGTTCCCGCCCTGAATATTTTGACCATGGTTCAGGTTTTTTGATGTACCGCATTGTTGACAGGTTGGTAGACTATTGTCTTCCCATTACTGTAAAGCTGCTGGATAATCTGGAAGAAGTGGAAGATGACATTTTTGCCGGTTCTAACAGTGACCTTAATATTGTCAAAGACATTGCCCTGCTCAGGCGGGATATTATTGCCACCCGGCGGATTATCTGGCCGATGAGGGCGGTCATTGGTTGTTTGGAAAATAAGCTCAGAAAATTTATAAATCAGGATATGTCTGTTTATTTTGGAGATATGACAGACCACATGGATAAAATATGGGATACTCTAGACGAGACTAAAGAGGTCATAGAGGGCTTAAGCTCCACCTTTGACTCCATGTCTTCCCACCGGACTAATCGGGCTATGCGTATTTTAACCATTGTGGCTACCATTTTGCTGCCGTTTACTATGGTAGCCAGCATCTTCGGCATGAACATCCCCCTGCCTTTTCAAAACTCGGAGAATGCCATTTACTTTGTGGCGGTTATTACAGCTATTATTGTGAGCTTGATGCTGTACATGTTCCGCCGTGTCCGCCTTATTTAG
- a CDS encoding Mut7-C RNAse domain-containing protein: MFAVSEPPRFLVDQNVGKLAVYLRMLGFDARRFGNGSDRQLLSEALAEGRVILTRDHLLRERRLVKKGNLKVMLFEIEVAEDQLRQLLSDMALHSFILPFSRCIECNYPLYPVMKETLSEKVPPYVYQNQTEFKECHHCGRVFWKGSHWQAMQEVLNRLGVDNNPSC; the protein is encoded by the coding sequence ATGTTTGCTGTCTCTGAGCCGCCGCGTTTTCTGGTTGACCAGAATGTGGGGAAACTAGCTGTTTACCTGAGAATGCTGGGTTTTGATGCCCGCCGTTTTGGCAACGGGTCTGACCGTCAGCTTCTTTCCGAAGCCCTTGCCGAGGGGCGGGTAATACTTACCCGTGATCATCTGCTTAGGGAAAGGCGGCTGGTTAAAAAGGGTAATTTAAAGGTTATGCTCTTTGAAATCGAAGTGGCGGAAGACCAGCTTCGGCAGCTTTTGTCGGATATGGCGCTGCATTCGTTTATATTACCTTTCAGCCGTTGCATAGAGTGCAATTATCCCCTTTATCCCGTCATGAAAGAAACCCTGTCTGAAAAAGTGCCTCCGTATGTTTACCAGAACCAGACTGAGTTCAAAGAGTGCCATCACTGCGGGCGGGTTTTCTGGAAGGGAAGCCACTGGCAGGCCATGCAGGAAGTATTAAACAGACTGGGTGTTGATAATAACCCCTCTTGCTGA
- a CDS encoding queuosine precursor transporter → MNVSSRLLIVSGLYITCLITANLIAVKIIALGDVFLPAAVIVFPFSYIFGDVLTEVYGFHWARRIIWLGFICNLIFVVFVALGQVLPGAPFWEGQAAYETILGYTPRILLASFLGYLVGEFVNSFIMAKLKLRTKGRYLWLRTIGSTLAGQGLDTSIFIMVAFLGTPVFVPMMILYHWGSKVLIEAVATPLTYRLVNYLKKAENSDHFDTATNFSPFKL, encoded by the coding sequence ATGAATGTTTCCAGCCGCCTGCTCATTGTAAGTGGTTTGTATATTACTTGCCTTATTACCGCTAATCTTATAGCGGTGAAAATTATTGCCTTGGGAGACGTATTTCTGCCGGCGGCGGTGATAGTGTTTCCTTTCAGCTATATCTTCGGAGACGTCCTGACCGAGGTTTACGGTTTCCACTGGGCACGGCGGATTATCTGGCTGGGCTTTATCTGTAACCTTATTTTCGTAGTCTTTGTGGCTCTGGGTCAGGTACTGCCGGGTGCGCCTTTCTGGGAAGGGCAGGCGGCTTATGAAACCATACTTGGTTATACTCCCCGGATTTTGCTTGCCTCGTTTTTAGGGTATCTGGTAGGTGAATTTGTAAACTCGTTCATTATGGCCAAGCTGAAACTGCGGACCAAGGGGCGTTACCTCTGGCTGCGTACCATTGGTTCTACTCTGGCGGGGCAAGGGCTGGATACTTCCATATTTATTATGGTGGCTTTTCTGGGTACGCCGGTATTTGTGCCGATGATGATACTCTATCACTGGGGTTCAAAAGTGCTTATTGAAGCAGTAGCCACACCCCTTACTTACAGGCTGGTAAATTATCTGAAAAAGGCTGAAAACAGCGACCACTTTGATACAGCTACCAATTTCAGCCCTTTCAAGCTTTAG
- a CDS encoding bifunctional ADP-dependent NAD(P)H-hydrate dehydratase/NAD(P)H-hydrate epimerase yields MEIISSVQMRQIEDACLKQGISTETLMENAGRAVAVFARHLLEEQNGCRVLILAGAGNNGGDGLVAGRYLRSWGEKVSIFVPFIDTPKGKTVQGCLEASGDIFAGLAELEEHLADADLVIDALLGTGVNRPLEGIYKEALQMTANVRNTRPEMQVLAVDLPSGLNADTGQADDACLKADFTLSLGIAKQGLFTHRGLELSGAVSVADIGIPPELTTDIQAVLIEKDWAKSVLPVRSPHANKGSFGRVMIVAGSDRYIGAAILAGSAAMRVGAGLVTLALPKSLTGAVASRIPEATYLPLPEVSSGTADNSAARLVLSELGKYDVLLIGPGLGQTGYSARLVTEVLSNLPVGLKVIIDADALNILSAIPDWWLEYKFDAVLTPHPGEMARLAKTTTEAVQSDRFGLCQKFACKWGKTLILKGAGTIVTSPQGETLCNPAANPVLASAGTGDVLAGIIGGLLGQGVSLFEAAGLGVYLHSLAAEALRSEIGDAGVLASDLLLKLPVVIKGLKQD; encoded by the coding sequence ATGGAAATAATCTCAAGCGTCCAAATGCGCCAGATAGAAGATGCCTGCCTGAAACAGGGCATTAGTACCGAAACCCTGATGGAAAATGCCGGCAGGGCGGTGGCTGTGTTTGCCCGCCATCTGCTGGAAGAGCAAAATGGCTGTCGGGTGCTGATACTGGCGGGTGCGGGCAATAACGGGGGTGACGGGCTGGTTGCCGGACGTTATCTGCGGAGCTGGGGTGAAAAGGTAAGCATATTTGTGCCTTTTATAGATACCCCAAAAGGCAAAACCGTTCAAGGCTGTTTGGAAGCCTCAGGTGATATATTTGCAGGTTTAGCGGAACTTGAAGAGCATCTGGCGGATGCAGATTTGGTAATAGATGCTTTGCTGGGTACAGGCGTAAACCGCCCGCTTGAAGGCATTTATAAAGAAGCTCTGCAAATGACAGCAAACGTTAGAAATACCAGACCAGAGATGCAAGTGCTGGCCGTAGATTTACCCTCCGGTTTAAATGCTGATACCGGGCAGGCGGATGATGCTTGCCTAAAGGCGGACTTTACACTTTCGCTGGGCATTGCCAAGCAAGGGCTTTTTACCCACCGCGGGCTGGAATTAAGCGGGGCGGTTTCGGTGGCGGATATCGGCATACCGCCTGAACTGACAACCGATATCCAAGCCGTTTTGATTGAAAAAGACTGGGCAAAGAGTGTTTTGCCTGTTCGTTCCCCCCATGCCAACAAGGGCAGTTTCGGGCGGGTGATGATTGTAGCCGGGAGTGACCGTTATATAGGGGCGGCCATACTAGCAGGGAGTGCCGCTATGCGTGTTGGTGCGGGCTTGGTTACACTGGCTTTGCCGAAAAGTTTGACCGGAGCAGTAGCGAGCAGAATACCTGAAGCTACTTATCTGCCTTTGCCTGAAGTATCCTCCGGTACTGCAGATAACTCTGCTGCACGCCTTGTCCTGAGTGAACTGGGTAAATATGATGTACTCCTTATAGGGCCGGGTCTGGGTCAAACCGGGTATTCCGCCAGACTGGTTACCGAAGTGCTCTCAAACCTGCCCGTGGGGCTTAAGGTTATAATAGACGCAGATGCATTAAATATACTTTCAGCTATCCCGGATTGGTGGCTGGAATATAAATTTGATGCGGTACTCACCCCGCATCCGGGTGAAATGGCCCGTCTGGCAAAAACTACCACCGAGGCTGTTCAGTCTGACCGTTTCGGGCTTTGCCAAAAGTTTGCCTGCAAATGGGGCAAGACGCTTATCCTGAAAGGTGCCGGGACAATAGTGACATCACCGCAGGGGGAAACCCTGTGCAATCCGGCGGCTAACCCTGTGCTGGCTTCAGCCGGTACGGGTGACGTACTTGCCGGAATAATAGGCGGTCTTTTGGGGCAGGGCGTAAGCCTTTTTGAGGCGGCAGGACTGGGAGTTTACCTGCACTCTCTGGCCGCAGAAGCATTGCGGAGTGAGATAGGTGATGCCGGTGTACTGGCTTCGGATTTGCTGTTAAAATTGCCTGTGGTTATAAAAGGATTGAAACAGGACTAA